In Clostridium swellfunianum, a genomic segment contains:
- a CDS encoding glycosyltransferase family 4 protein: MRIAIDARGINWYRGTGIGTYTDNVLKNLLRLDKENYYHIYWSGNSYEEFQQLNSQIVMASKKHHRFFEQNFFPENTKRNDIDIYHVPQNGIGLSENMPCKKIATIHDLIPYIMPETVGKGYLLKFLKEVPKVLDLSDALITVSEWSKQDILKFFPIDPDKIFVTPLAADEKYKPLDKEYCKSFLSKTYGINNPFILYIGGFSPRKNVKALITAFAKIYKQLDADYNLVIVGATRDQGQYLSKFSTNLEFASKIIFTGFAPEDHLPILYNGCEAFVYPSLYEGFGLPPLEAMNCGTPVITSNLTSIPEVVGDAGILINPYNEQELESSLVKLLNDSKLKEEYSMKGLERAKNFSWEKTALDTLEVYRKVYELPSKV; this comes from the coding sequence ATGAGGATTGCAATTGATGCACGTGGTATCAATTGGTATAGAGGCACTGGAATTGGTACTTATACAGATAATGTTTTGAAGAACCTATTAAGATTGGATAAAGAAAATTATTACCATATATATTGGTCAGGAAACAGTTATGAGGAGTTTCAGCAACTCAACTCTCAAATTGTAATGGCATCTAAAAAGCACCATCGTTTTTTTGAGCAAAACTTTTTCCCAGAAAATACAAAACGAAACGATATAGATATTTACCATGTTCCGCAAAACGGAATTGGATTAAGCGAAAATATGCCGTGCAAGAAAATAGCAACAATTCATGATTTGATACCTTATATCATGCCTGAAACCGTCGGTAAAGGCTATCTGTTAAAATTTTTAAAGGAGGTTCCAAAGGTACTTGATTTAAGCGATGCTTTAATAACAGTTTCTGAATGGTCTAAGCAAGATATTTTAAAGTTTTTTCCTATAGATCCAGACAAAATTTTTGTTACCCCTTTAGCTGCAGATGAAAAATATAAGCCTTTAGATAAAGAATACTGTAAAAGCTTTTTATCTAAAACCTACGGTATTAACAATCCATTTATCCTATATATTGGAGGCTTTAGTCCAAGAAAAAACGTAAAGGCTCTAATAACTGCTTTTGCAAAGATTTATAAACAGCTAGATGCTGATTATAATTTAGTAATAGTTGGCGCAACAAGAGATCAAGGTCAGTATCTAAGCAAATTTTCTACTAATCTTGAGTTTGCTTCTAAAATTATATTTACTGGCTTTGCACCCGAAGACCACCTTCCAATACTTTATAATGGCTGCGAAGCTTTTGTTTATCCATCATTATATGAAGGCTTTGGACTTCCTCCGTTAGAAGCTATGAACTGCGGCACACCTGTTATAACTTCTAACTTAACCTCCATACCTGAAGTAGTTGGGGATGCTGGAATACTTATAAATCCTTATAATGAACAAGAATTAGAAAGTTCACTAGTAAAGCTTTTAAATGATTCCAAGCTAAAAGAAGAATACAGCATGAAAGGCCTTGAAAGAGCTAAGAACTTTTCCTGGGAAAAGACAGCTTTAGATACTTTAGAGGTCTATAGAAAAGTTTATGAGTTGCCTTCAAAAGTTTAA
- a CDS encoding ABC transporter substrate-binding protein encodes MKLKKITAALLCILLVSVNGCRKNIEPKQEEKDPIEGNITIWSAKENTELLKLHAANYNKIHSKVTINITEIVPSELSDKLQLALMSKDNAPDLICLEDEDVQSLLQKRAALLEETGNDLKKENYLKYKIENLSFEGKIYGFPLTVKPGVIVFRTTILEKNAINLEYIKTWEDFASLKLNSALPFEDEKFYRVMLNQLGGSYFDKEGKAEVNSAKALRASDMIKKLYSLGNIKSAKNFEEIAGLFEKGSTDSALISTESLGKIYKKQPELKEKLQQIKPPAFEEGGNQSICFGGANLLLINSSKNKSIGLDFAKFAAENRNSLKSEMNELLAVPAYTAYNDEKGFGTKLYLELAEELNGINYTSKFSGIKIPIQNELSNNIIKGKDTKIILEELQKNLSIQLQ; translated from the coding sequence ATGAAACTGAAAAAGATAACTGCAGCTTTACTATGCATACTGTTAGTTTCAGTAAATGGCTGCAGGAAAAATATAGAACCGAAGCAAGAAGAAAAAGATCCAATTGAAGGCAACATAACAATTTGGAGTGCTAAAGAAAATACAGAGCTTTTAAAGCTGCATGCTGCCAATTACAATAAAATACACAGCAAAGTTACGATAAATATTACGGAAATAGTGCCTAGTGAGCTTTCAGATAAACTTCAACTTGCACTGATGTCAAAAGATAATGCTCCAGATTTGATTTGTTTAGAGGATGAAGACGTTCAGAGCCTTCTACAAAAACGAGCCGCTTTACTTGAAGAAACTGGGAACGATTTAAAGAAAGAAAATTATTTAAAATATAAAATAGAAAATTTAAGTTTCGAGGGAAAGATATATGGCTTTCCACTAACAGTAAAACCAGGGGTAATTGTATTTAGAACTACTATATTAGAAAAAAATGCAATCAATCTTGAATATATAAAAACCTGGGAGGATTTTGCTTCGCTTAAGCTTAACTCAGCACTTCCATTTGAAGACGAGAAGTTTTATAGAGTCATGCTTAATCAGTTAGGTGGTTCATATTTTGATAAAGAAGGAAAAGCTGAGGTTAATTCAGCAAAAGCTTTAAGAGCTTCAGATATGATAAAAAAGCTATATTCCTTAGGTAATATTAAGAGTGCTAAGAATTTTGAAGAAATAGCAGGCCTATTTGAAAAAGGCAGTACTGACAGTGCTTTAATAAGTACTGAAAGCCTTGGAAAAATATACAAGAAACAACCAGAGCTTAAGGAAAAGCTACAGCAAATTAAGCCTCCTGCCTTTGAAGAAGGAGGAAATCAATCTATTTGTTTTGGAGGTGCAAACCTGCTATTAATAAACTCAAGCAAAAACAAAAGTATAGGTTTAGATTTCGCAAAATTTGCAGCTGAAAATAGGAATAGCCTTAAATCAGAAATGAACGAACTATTAGCTGTACCAGCTTATACTGCATATAATGATGAAAAAGGCTTTGGAACAAAGCTTTACTTAGAACTTGCTGAAGAACTGAATGGGATAAATTATACAAGCAAGTTTTCAGGTATTAAAATTCCTATTCAAAATGAATTATCAAATAATATAATAAAAGGTAAAGATACAAAGATCATATTAGAAGAACTTCAAAAGAACCTCTCAATACAGCTACAATAG
- a CDS encoding CotS family spore coat protein, which translates to MKIDELKQLVEQSYGLEVIELEKIKNVYRIKTSDDDYCLKVIKYEFPHFWFIVGAIKHLQSKGFDRVPEIIKTKEGKDYVSIDELNAYLTKWISARECNYDNPLDVSLAAVKLAELHNKSEGFMVTETMKPRVYWYKWPENFRTRMEEILDFKKKIALKTEKTDFDYLFLSEMNKELSRAERAVENLLESSYMEKISDDIVKSGFCHHDYAHHNVLIEERGSVNIIDFDYCILDTNLHDLASLLIRKMKNGKWDIENAVHILDSYDSVRKIERRDVGIMAAFMEFPQDYWQLGIQYYWEGPLKSEDFFVKKLNKIYEDREEKQEFIEEFRNFKYGH; encoded by the coding sequence TTGAAGATAGATGAACTTAAGCAGTTAGTAGAACAAAGCTATGGACTTGAGGTTATAGAACTTGAAAAGATTAAGAATGTATATAGAATAAAAACTTCTGACGATGATTACTGCTTGAAAGTGATAAAATATGAGTTTCCGCACTTTTGGTTTATTGTAGGTGCTATAAAACATCTTCAAAGCAAAGGTTTTGACAGAGTTCCGGAAATAATTAAGACTAAAGAAGGTAAGGACTATGTCAGCATAGACGAGCTAAATGCTTATCTTACAAAGTGGATTAGTGCAAGAGAGTGCAACTATGATAATCCATTGGATGTCTCATTAGCCGCAGTAAAGCTTGCAGAGCTTCATAACAAAAGCGAAGGTTTTATGGTAACAGAAACTATGAAGCCTAGGGTTTATTGGTATAAGTGGCCGGAGAATTTTAGAACAAGGATGGAGGAAATACTGGATTTTAAAAAGAAGATAGCATTAAAAACAGAAAAAACAGATTTTGATTATTTGTTCTTATCGGAAATGAATAAGGAGCTCAGCAGAGCAGAAAGAGCTGTAGAAAATCTTTTAGAGAGCAGTTATATGGAAAAAATCAGTGACGATATAGTAAAGTCTGGTTTTTGCCACCATGATTATGCTCATCATAATGTACTTATTGAAGAGCGCGGAAGTGTAAATATAATTGATTTTGATTACTGTATCTTAGATACAAATCTGCATGATCTAGCCAGTCTTTTGATAAGAAAAATGAAAAATGGAAAGTGGGATATAGAAAATGCAGTTCATATACTGGACAGCTATGACAGTGTCAGGAAAATTGAAAGACGGGATGTTGGAATAATGGCTGCGTTTATGGAATTCCCACAGGATTACTGGCAATTAGGAATACAATATTACTGGGAAGGCCCTCTTAAAAGTGAAGATTTCTTTGTTAAAAAATTGAACAAGATTTATGAAGATAGAGAAGAGAAACAGGAATTTATTGAAGAGTTTAGAAATTTTAAATATGGACATTAA